ACGGCGGGCAATGCCTCCGGCATCAACGACGGCGCGGCGGCGCTCGTCGTCGCCTCCGAGAATGGGTTGAAGAAGCTTTCTGCCAGGCCACTCGCGCGGGTCGTCAGCTACGCCACGACCGGCGTGGATCCCGCGATCATGGGCATGGGGCCGGTCGATGCCATCCGCAAGGCGCTCGAGCGCGCGAACCTCAAGGCCGCCGACCTCGATCTGATCGAGTTGAACGAGGCGTTTGCCGCGCAATCGCTCGCCGTTGTTCGCGAGCTTGGGCTCGACGCCTCCCGCATCAACGTCAACGGCGGCGCGATTGCGCTCGGCCATCCAATCGGGGCAAGCGGCGCGCGGATTCTGACGACCCTGGTCTACGCAATGCAGGACCGCGGCGCCAGGTACGGCGCGGCGTCGCTGTGCGTTGGAGGTGGGATGGGCACGGCGATGATCGTCGAAGGGGTGTGAGCGCGGAGGTCCGGATCGCCGGCGCCGCGTGGGATGCGATCGTGCGGCACGCCGCCGAGTCGTGGCCCGAGGAGTGCTGCGGGCTGCTCATTGGCGATGGCGCCGCGATCGTGGAGGCGCGCCCCGCCCGAAATGTCGCAACCGACCCGCAGCGCCGATTCCGAATCGATCCGGCCGATCATTTCAGCGCGCTCAGAAGCGCGCGCCGCAGCGGTTGGCGCGTGTGCGGCGCCTATCATTCGCACCCGGAGAGCGCGCCGACCCCGTCGGAAACCGACCTCGCCGAGGCGTTCGATGACGAGGAGTTCGTGCACGTCATCGTTCGGCCGGGTGCGCGCCCGGCGCTGGCGGACGCGGAGGTCGCCGCCTATCGTTTCAGCGGGAAGAACGTTGTTCCGGCACGCCTGGTCAGGGTGCCGTGATGGTTACTGCCCGATGTCCCTCACGCCCGGCCTCACCCGCACGAGCGTCGAAGCCGCCCCGACTACCTTGTCGACCCGCTTCAGTTTGAAGACGACGCGGTATTCGCCGGAATACTCGTACCGGTGATCGATCGTGTAGTGGCGCTGAATCTGGCTCTTGCCCGTCTCGTACGGGTCGCAGTCCGTGGCTTTCTGCGACTCCGTGCCGTCGCCCCACTCCCAGGCGACCGAGGCGCAGTAGAACTCCTCGTAGTCGTCGGAGCCCCCCTTGACGTCTGCGGAAAGAACTATGCGCGCGGGCGCAAACGAAACGGCCGGGGTGGCCCTCAGCGAAATCGAAGGCTTCTTCGCGCGCGGCTTGTCCGGTTGCGTACCGCCTGGCGCGCCAGAGAGCACGGCCGTGGCCAACGCGGTGCCAAGGGTCGTCGCGAGCACGCGGCCGTGGTACTTCATGAGAAGGCTCCGGATCCGGCAGGTACGTCGATTCTAGCAGATGCCATATAATCGGCGGTTATGCCCGTAGACGTTTCGTCCACCGTTGAATGTTCGATCGCTCCCGCGGGCGACGTCCCAACCGATGTTCTCGTCCTGCCCGTGTTCGAAGCCGACGAGGTGAGCGAGCTTGCGGGTGTCGAAACCGAGGACGGGGAAATCGCGCGCGTTCTGAACGCCCGCGAGTTCACGGGCCGTCTCTATGACGTCTACTACGTCCCCTTGGCCGGGGCCCGGGCGCGACGCGCTGCGCTCGTCGGTGCGGGGCGGCGCGCCAGTTGGACTGTCGATCGGCTTCGGCGCGTGGCCGCCGCCGCGGCGCTGAGCCTGCGGCGGCGGCGGATTGAACGGGCCGCCATCGTCGTGCGAGGCGTGGACCCTTACGAGGGGGCGCAAGCCGCCGTCGAAGGGATCACGACGGCCGAGTTCAACGGCGCGCTTTACAAGACATCCGAGCCCGAGGGGGCGCCGGCGCGAGAGATCCGGATCGTCGCGACGGGTGCCGATGCCACGAGACTCGCCCGCGCCGTCGAACACGGACGCGTCGTCGGCGAGAGCTGCAACATCTCCCGCGCACTGTGCAACGAACCCGGCAACGTCCTGACCCCCACCGTCTTCGCCGAACGTGCCGCCCGAATCGCGATGGAGGCGGGGCTTCGCGTCGAAGTCCTGGACGAAGCCCGGATCGCCGAGCTGAAGATGGGACTGCTGCTCGGCGTGGCGCGCGGCAGCGCGGAGCCGCCTCGCATCATCGTCCTGCGACATGAGCCGGCCGGTGCTCCCGAGGGTCCCGTCCTCGGGTTGGTGGGCAAGGGGGTGACGTTCGACACCGGCGGCATCTCGATCAAACCCGCCGATGGAATGGAACGCATGAAGGACGACATGGCCGGAGGCGCCGCCGTCCTGACGGCCATGCGCGCGATCTCGATCCTGCGCGGCCCCATTCGCGTCGTGGGCGTGATCCCGTCCGCCGAGAACATGCCCGGTGGACGGGCCGTGAAGCCGGGAGACGTGCTGACCAGCGCAAGCGGCAAGACCGTCGAGGTCAACAACACGGACGCGGAAGGGCGGCTCCTTCTCGGTGACGGCCTCTGGCTCGCGCAGCAGCTCGGCGCCACGCACCTCGTGGACGTGGCCACGCTCACCGGCGCCTGCACGGTGGCGCTCGGGAAGCTCGCGAGCGGCGTGTTCGGGACGCCCGATGCGTGGCTGCAGCACGTCCGGGCCACGGCCGAGCGCGCCGGCGACAGGTGCTGGCCGCTGCCGCTGCACGAGGAATACTTCGATCAGCTGCGGAGCGAGATTGCCGACATGGTGAACTCCGGCGGGCGGCCGGCCGGCGCGATCACGGCGGCGATGTTTCTGAGGGAATTCACCGGCGGGCTGCCATGGGCTCACCTGGATATCGCCGGCACCGCGTGGGCCGACGAAGCCAAACCGTATCAGCCCAAGGGGGCGACCGGCGCGGGTGTGCGAGCCCTCACGGCGCTCGCCTTCAGCGCTTTTCCTGTGTAGGGGAGAGCTCGAGGGTCTGGGCGGTAATCTCGAGCGAATCGCCGCGCCGTTTCTTGAGCCAGACGAGAATCCCACCCAGGGCGAGCCCGGCGATCGCCGCAATCAACAGAACGAGACCGGTGAGGCCGATGGATCCCAGCAGCACGTCCACGACCGTGGTCTCACGGGCAGGCTCCTCGACGACCCTGACGATGATCGGACCGGTAGGCTGCAACCACGTCACGAAACCATTGTACGGCTATCTGGAGGCGGAGTCCGCAATGGCCGTGACTTTCTTCAGCGATCGCTGGTACCGCGTGACGGCATCGAAAAGGGCTTCGGCGATACGCTGCCGGTAGGCGCCGGTCCGCAGCAGCGCGGCCTCCTGCTTGTTGGTGACGAACGAGATTTCCGCCAGCACGCTGGGCATGCCGGCTCCGATCAGCACCACGAACGGGGCGCGCTTCACGCCAAGGCTCTTCAGATGGGAGTTGTGCGCCTTCAGGCGGCGGGCCATCGACTGCTGCACGAGCTCCGCGAAGTCGCGTGATTCATCCAGCTTGTCGTTGAGCGCGATCGCTCTGAGAATCTCGGGCAGCGCGTGCAGTGTCCGGCCCGACGCGGAGTTCTCGCGCGCCGCCACGGCTTCCGCCTCGGGATTGGAGGCAAAATTCAGGTAATAGGTCTCGACGCCGCGCGCGGACGTGTTTTCGCTCGCATTCGCGTGAATCGACAGAAACAGGTCCGCACCGGATCGGTTGGCGAGTGCGGTCCGCTCTTCGAGCGGCACGAACACGTCGGCCCGCCGCGTCAAGACGACGTCGCCGCCGCGCTGCTTCAGGAGCAGTTTCTCGAGTCTGAGCGCGACGTCGAGGACGAGTTGTGCCTCGGTGACGCGATGGGCGATCGCGCCGGGATCGTGCCCGCCGTGTCCTGGATCGACCACCACCCGCGCCACGCCCAGCCCGAGCTGCCGCGCGAGCGAGTAGCTGCCGGTGGCGTTTGTGGTCGGCAAGCCGGGCGCCACCGTCGCTGCTCCTGCGGCGGGCGTCGAGGGGAGCGGCGTGTCGGATGTCGCTGTCGTGACCCGGCGCGGCTGGGGAACGGCGGGCGCCGGCGCGGGAGGCGTCGCGACGCCGGAGGAAGTCAACCACCAGCCGGTACGGATTGTAGAGTGTGAACACCGAATAGCGGTTGACCCCCTCCAGATCCATCGCGACGCGGGCCGTGTTGTCACCGCGCCGGCCGACCCGGATTTGGCGCACGACGTCGCCGGTGAAGTTCAGCGGCATCTCGCTGAGGCCGCCTGCGAGCCTGACGTTCTTGAGGTCGAAAAACACCCGCGGCGGCTCCGCGAGCCGCTCTTCGCGGTACGCAATCTCGGAATCCACTTCCAACGTGATGCGCACCACGTTGCCGATTTCGGCGCGCTTCACTCCGAGGAGCGTGGCCACCGAGGGGGCCGCCACCGGCATCGGCGGCGGCACGGGCGCGGCCTCGGCGGACGCGGCGGGCGGCCGGCGGGCGGCCGGAACAACCCTCGGTTGCAGCAACCGCGCGATCTCGGGGGTGCGCGCGCGCAGGGACGTGGCCGGGTATTCGGCCGTCAGCCGCGCGAGCATGCGCTCGGCGCTCCGGCGATCCCGTTCCTGGTGGAAGCGCTCGTACGCGAGCGCGTACATGCCGGCGGCCTGCCACAGCGCGTTGTCCGAATAGCCGCTGCGTGGATACCGGTGGACGATGCGCTCGTACGACGCGGCAAGCGCGCGGATCTGCTTCATTGTCGGCCGCGCGTCGGCATCGCGCAGCGTCCGCTCGCGCGCCAGCGCTGCGGTGTACATCTGCTTCGCCGAGCTCGGGCGCGCCGCGGCGGGCACGGGCGCGAGCCATGCCATCGTCGCCAGGGCCGAGACGGCCAGGCACCGTCCGATGTTCGTCCTACCGAAGCTGCGCATCGACCTCTTCGAAGTAATCCTTCTTCACCAGTACTTCGCGCTTGCCGTTGCTGGGCGGCGACACGAGCCCCTCGGCCTCCATCATGTCCACGAGGCGCGCGGCGCGGCTGAACCCGATCCGGAGCCGCCGCTGGAGGTACGAGATCGACGGCTGCTGGCTCGAGACGACGATGCGCGCGGCCTCGTCGTAGAGATCGTCCTTCTCGAACTCCAGCGCCTCGCCCGTGCCTCTCTCGTCCGCGGTGATCGTCTGGTCGTATTCGGGCCGCCCCTGTTTCCGGAGGAAGCTGGCCAGCCGCGCGCTCTCCTGTTCCGAGATGTACGGACCGTGCAGCCGGATGAATCGAGACGAGGCGGGCGGCAGGTAGAGCATGTCCCCCTTGCCGAGCAGCTGCTCCGCGCCGTTGGCGTCGAGAATCGTCCGCGAGTCGATCTTTGACGAGACGCGGAACGAGATGCGCGCGGGCAGGTTCGCCTTGATGAGGCCGGTGATGACGTCCACCGACGGCCGCTGCGTCGCCAGGATCAGATGGATGCCGACGGCGCGCGCCATCTGCGCGAGCCGGCAGATCGACTCCTCGACCTCGTTGCCTGCAACCATCATCAGGTCCGCCAGCTCGTCGATCACCACGATGATGAACGGCAGCGGCTTGAGCGGCCGCCCTTCCTTGTCGGTCAGCGGTTCCCTACTCTCGGCCTGCGCTCCCCTGATGTTCCGGTTGAACTGCTCGATGTTGCGAACCCCCTGCGAGGCCAGCGTCTTGTAGCGCTCCTCCATCTCGCGGACCGCCCAGCGCAGCGCGTTCGCGGCCTGCTTCGGATCGACGACGACCGGCGTCAGCAGGTGGGGGATGTCCTCGTACATCCCGAGTTCCAACCGTTTCGGATCCACCATGATGAGGCGCACGTCGTCGGGCGTCGCGCGATAGAGGATGCTCGTGAGCATCGAGTTGACGCAGACGGATTTGCCGGCGCCGGTGGACCCGGCGATCAGCAGGTGCGGCATGGTCGCCAGATCACTCGCGAACGGCTCGCCGTGGATGGTCTTGCCCAGGGCGATGGTGAGCTTGGAGCTCGATCGACGGTAGACATCCGATTCGAGCAGCTCGCGGAGCGAGATCTGGTCGCGATTCGGGTTGGGGATCTGAATGCCCACCGTGGACTTGCCGGGGATGCGATCGATGAGCACGGACTCGGCCTGCATCGCCAGGCAGAGGTCGTCGGCAAGGCCGGTGATCTTGTTGTACTTGACCCCCGCGTCCGGCTTGAACTCGTAGGTCGTCACCACCGGCCCCGGATGGATCTGGACGACGGCGCCTTCCACCGCAAACTCGCGGCACTTCTCCTCGAGCAGCCGCGCGCCGTCCATCAGTTCACGCTCGTCGATCTTGCGCTCCCCCTTCGGGGCGTCAAGCAGCGAGAGCGGGGGCAGCGTGTAGCCGTTCTTGCGGCGCTCGGCCGGCGCGGCGCGCTCCGGTTCCGGGAGGGGCAGCGCCGCCGGTACTGGAACAGGGCCCTTCTTGTTGATGGCGGGCGTGAGCCTCGATTGCGGAGCGGGGCGAGGTGCCGGGCCGGCCGGCCTCGCGTCCTCCTCGTCCTCCTCCTCCTCGAACGTCTCGTCCAGGTCGTCCCCGGCCCGGGCCGGCGCGGGTGCGGCGGTGGCGGGGGTGAGCCTGGCGGAGGCGGCCTGTGCTCTGGCGCCCGCCTTCTGGGCCTGCCTGCGGATAATCTCCTGCCGCTGTTTCTCGCGCCGCTTCTCCTCGCGCCGCTCGGCCCACGACGCGGCGACCATGGCCCACCGCTCGCCGACGAGCGCCGCGATCGCCGAGAACGCGCGGCCGAAGGAGAACTGCGTGGACAGGATGATCGCCAGGAGGAGCAGTGTCAGGATCAGGATGATCGAGCCGGTCCGATTCAGGTACTCCGCCAGCCAGGAGGCCAGCCACTCGCCGAGGTAGCCGCCCGCGCGGAAGGGGCGGCCGCCGACCTCGAGGTTGCCGAAGGCCAGCGCCAGGAACGACGAGGAACAGGACACCAGCAGCGCCGCGCCGATGGCCTTGGTGTACGGCGCGTCGAACGCCCGGCACCAGAAGTACTGCCAGCCGACAGCGCCGATCACGGCGGGGATGAGATACGCGGAATAGCCGAGCATCTGGAACGCCAGCTCGGCGAGAAACGCGCCGACCCGCCCGGCCAGGTTCGCCGGTTGCACGTCAGAGCCGGTGTTGAAGAACCACACCGGGTCCGACGGCGTGTAGCTCGCCAGCGCCACCAGCCACACCAGCGCGCAGGCGAACAGCACCACGCCGATGATCTCGCTCAGGCGACGGGACAGGGCTGACTGTGCCACCCTTCAGATCTCCATGATGACCGGCAGGACGAGCGGGCGGCGCCCGACGCGCTTCCGGATGAACCGCTGCAACTCCACCCGCACCTTCTCCTTGATCAAGCCGGGGTCGGTCCGTTCGTCGACCGTCGCCGTCTCGACCGCCTCGCGGAGCAGCGCGGGAACCTCCCGCAGCAGATCCTCGGTCTTTGGATCCACGACGAAGCCACGCGTGATCAACTCCGGCTCGTTCTCGAGCGCGCCGGACTGCCCGATCGCGAGCACCGGCACCAGCAACCCATCGGCCGCGATGTGCCGCCGGTCGCGGAGCACCTCGTCGCCCACCTCGCCCATGCCGGTGCCGTCGATCAGCACGCGGCCGGCAGCCACCTTGTCCGCGATGCGCGCGTCGGCGGCGGTGAAGCGAATGACGTCGCCGTTCTGCGCGAGCAGGACGCGGATGCGCGCCGACACGTCGGTCGCGACGCGGGCGTGACGCGCGAGCTGCCGGTACTCCCCGTGGATCGGCACGAAGTACTTCGGGCGCACGAGCGACAGCATCAGCTTCAGCGCTTCCTCGCTCCCGTGGCCGGACACGTGGATGTGCTTCAGCGCGTCGTACACCAGCTCGGCGCCGCGCCGCGCCACGTGGTCCTGCGAGCCGGTGCAGATGCAGAGCACGTCTTCCGGAGCGTAGTTCCGCACCTCCGCGTCGCGGATCTGCACGCCCGCGGGGACAGTCAGCAGCCCGAGGCGCGCCGCGATCGCCGTGTTTTCCATCACGCCGCGCCCCACGAACGCGACCTTCCGCCTGAACTTCGCCGCCAGATCCACCAGGATCTGCATCCGGTAGATGCTCGACGCGAAGGTCGCGACGACGACCTTGCCCCGGGCGCCCGTGAGGATCTCCTCGAAGGCGTCGATGACATCGAGTTCGGAGCCCGTGAAGCCGCGCCGGTCGATGTTGGTGCTGTCGGCAAAGAGCGCCAGCACGCCCGCGCCCCCCAGCTCCGCGAAACGATGGAAGTCCACGTGCTCCCCGTCGAGCGGCGTCTGGTCAATCTTGAAATCCCCCGTGTGCACGATCGTGCCGATCGGCGTGTGAATCGCCAGCGCCACGCAATCGGGCATGCTGTGCGTCACGCGGAGGAACTCGATCCGGAACGGCCCCACCTCCACGGTCTGGCGCGGCTTGATCGTCTGCAGCCGTCCGGCGTGCTCGATCCCATGCTCGTCGAGCTTGTTCTGGACGAGCGCGAGCGTGAACGGCGTTCCGTAGATCGGCCCGTCCACGAGCGGCGCCACGTGCGGCACCGCGCCGATATGGTCTTCGTGGCCGTGCGTCAGCACGAGCGCCGCCACGCGGCCGTGAAACTGCTGGAGGAAGCTTAGATCCGGGATGATCAGATCGACCCCCAGCAGTTCGGGCTCGGGAAAAAGCACCCCCGAATCGACCACGATGCACGTATCGCCATAGGCGATCGCCATCATGTTCATGCCGAACTCGCCGAGCCCCCCGAGGGGGATCACGTCCAGCGCCGGATCGCCCGCACGAGCAGGCTGCGCGTCAGTCATCATTCAAAGGTGAAACGTTTTCGCTCGGACACGGCGGCCGGTGGCGTCATCCGGGCGGATGACGGCCGAACGCGCGCGGCAGCAGGTGAGGGCCGCGCCTGTTCGCGACAAGTGTCCGCGCGGACGGCAACGCTGGGACGTCACCGGCCGCCAAAGTGTGCAAACTATAGCACAGCTCGGCCCGCGCCGGAACCCAGAAGTTCCGCCAACGCTGCAAGTTCCGGCAGGTCGAGCGTCTCCGGCCGGCGGCCCGGATCGATGCCGGCAGCCGAGAGGAAGGGGGCAGCCGATGCCGGATCCTTGCAGAGCGGCTTCAGGGCGTTGCTCACCTTTTTCCGGCGCTGTGAGAACAGGCCCTTCACGAACCGTTCGAAGAGCGCGGCGTCGACCGTCACCTTGGGGGCCGTGAACGACAGGCGGGCCACCGCCGACCACACGTTCGGGGCGGGGCGAAACGCGCCCGGCGGCAGGCTCAGAAGCGTCTCCACGTCGGCGTGCAGCCGAGCCAGGACCGTGAGCACGCCGTACTCGGAGGTCCCGGGCCTCGCCGCCAGGCGCTCGACGACCTCGCGCTGCAGCATCACGGTCGCGTCCCCCAGCAGGCGCGTCGCCCGGTGCACCGCCAGGAGCCGGAACAGGATGGGGGAGGAGACATTGTACGGAAGGTTGCCCGCGATGCGCAGGCCTTCCGACGGGGCCCACTCCCGTACCAGCGCGTCAAGGTCCATCTCCAGGAAGTCGCCCGTCACGATCGTCACGTTGGGCGGCGCCGCCCGTTGCAGGCCGGCCGCGAGATCCCGGTCGATCTCGATGGCGATGACGCGGCGGGCGCGCGAGGCAAGCGGCGCCGTCAGCGCGCCCCGTCCCGGCCCGATTTCAAGGAACGTCTGGTCCGCCGCCGGCGCGATGGCGTCCACGACCTTTTGCGCCCATTCCGGCGCGAGGAAATGCTGGCCGAATCGTCTCCGCGGCCGCATCACCCTTCACCGCGCCAGTAGCGTTCTTCGATCTCTTCGATCTCGTCTTCGCTCAACCCGAAGTAGTGCCCCAGCTCGTGGATCAGCGTCTCGCCGATCTCGAAGACGATCTGTTCCGGGTCTCCATCCGCTTCGTCTTCGATCGGTCCCTGGAACAGGGTGACGACATCGGGCAGCGTGTTGCCGTGGCTCGATGCGCTCTCCGGGAGCGGGGTGCCCTGATAAAGGCCAAGGAGCGTTTCGTCCCCCGCCATGTCCATCTCGTCGAGCAGCTCCCGCGAGGGTTCGTCCTCGACCACGATGGCCATGTTCGCGATCGCGTCCCTGAAATTCTGCGGGATGGTCGCGAGCGCCGCTTCAACGAGCTTTTCGAACTCGCGGCGATGCATGGAACAGCTTCCGGTAGAAGTCGCAGTCGTTGCGCACCGAGCACCGATCGCAAAGCGGCCGCGGCCGGCAGATGCGCCGGCCGTGCAGGATCAGGAGGTCGGATGTCTTCGTCCACAACCGGCGCGGCACCGCCGCGCAGAGCTGCCGCTCGACGATCCCGGGGTCGTCGGACCGTGCGATGCCGACGCGATTGGCGACCCTCAGGACGTGACGGTCGACCGGGAGGCCGGGGACGCCGAGCGCGTGGCCCAGGACCACGTTCGCGGTCTTTCGGCCGACGCCCGGCAGCTCCACGAGATCCTCCATCCGCGGCGGCACCCGGCCCCCGTGGCGTTCCGCCAGCGCCCGCGCCATCCCGACGAGCGCCCGCGCCTTCATGCGGAAAAAGCCGGTGGAGACGATCTGCGGCTCGAGCTCCTCGGGAGAGGCCTGCGCCAGCGCCGCCGCGTCCGGATAGCGCGTGAACAGCGCCGGCGTGACCAGGTTCACGCGAGCGTCCGTGCTCTGCGCCGACAGGATGGTGGCCACGAGCAGCTCGAACGCGTTGCCGTATCGCAGCTCGGTGTCCGCGTTCGGATGTTGACCATCGAGCCTCGAGACGACGCGTTTCGTCACCTCGGCTGGCTTCGGCGGAACGGCTCGGGCTCTGGGTGAACGGGTTAGTGGACGGGGCCTTTTGGCCATCCGGAATTTGCCGACTCAGAATACACCCGCATGTGCTCCTGCAGCGCGTTCACGAGCGTCGGCATCAGCTGCAGCGGCAGCACGATGCGCGCGCGCACCGGTGCGCGCACGACGTTGTCGGTCTCCGCCTGGCGGATGTCCTTCTCCGAGAGCGGCAGGACCTCGCAGAACGTCAGCGTGAAATCGAACGGCGTGTGGGCAATCGCGCAGAAGTTCGCGTAGATTCGCGGGCTGTCGTCACCCTCTTCAGGCGCGATGGTGAAATTGATCTGCTTGCGTTCCTCAGTCATGGTGTCATCCGGCTCGTGCCGGACTAATACTTTCTCATAACCCCGACGACCACGCCCTGGATCTGCACCTGGCCCGCGTCCACCAGGATCGGCTGCATCGCCGGGTTGGCCGGTTGCAGCCGCACGCGCGCTCCGTCGCGGTAGAACTTCTTCAGCGTCACGTCCGCGCCGCCCAGCAGCGCGATGACCATCTCGCCGTTCTCCGCCGTGCGGCGATCTTCGACGATGACGAAATCGCCGTCGCGGATCTGCTCGTCGATCATCGAGTCGCCGCGGACGCGGAGCACGTAGGTGTCACGGCGCCCGACGAGGTCTTCCGGCACGGCAATCGTCTCGGTGCCGGCAACGGCCTCAATCGGGGCGCCCGCCGCGACGTAGCCGAGCATCGGGAGTTCGACCGCCCGCCCGCCCGTGCGCGTCTGCGTCAGCTCGACCGATCGGCTGCGGTTCCACGCCCGCTTGATGAACCCTTTGTCCTGGAGGTTGGTGAGGTGCTTGTGCACCGTGGCGAGCGAGGAAAGCCCGAAGCGCCGTCCGATCTCCTCGAGGCTGGGCGCGTAGCCGTGCTGCTGGATGAAGTCGTTCAGGTAGTCGAGGACTTCGCGTTGCCGCTTGGTCAAAGGGAGCACCAGGAGCCTCCTTGGTCGCCGGGATTATACGCAAAAGAAAAGCGAAAGTAAATTCGTTGGCGCCATTTTTCGCTCGATGTAACGCCCGGGCGGGCGAACCAGTCTAATCAGGTGGACGCTTGCACACACATGTCGCGCGCCTACGGAATGGACAATCGCGGGTGGGTCGTACCGCAGTGGACGCTGACGGTGTCCTCGCCTGACGAGGCCGGGAATCCCCGTCGGCCGCCGGAGGCGGCGAGCGACACGGAGCTCGTCGCCCTGGTGCACAACGGGTCCCCGGAGGCGTTCGACCTCATCGTCGAGCGCCACCGGCGGGGCGTCTACCAGCTCTGTTATCGATACGCCGGCCGGCACGAGGACGCCGCGGACCTCGCGCAGGACGTGTTTTTGCGGGCGTACCGCGGGCTGGGCCGGTTCAAAGGGGAAGCCTCCCTCCGGACGTGGCTCTATCGCATAGCCGTGAACACGGCGCTCAACCGGCTGGCCTCGAGGGCCCCCCGGCTCGAGCAGATGGAGCCGCTCGATGCCGTGGAGCGCGCCGACACGCGCGCGGAAGCGGCAGATGACGCGATGCTGCGCCGCGAACGCGCGCGCCAGGTGCGGTCGGCCATCGCGCGGCTGCCGGCCCGGCAACGGGCCAC
The nucleotide sequence above comes from Acidobacteriota bacterium. Encoded proteins:
- a CDS encoding acetyl-CoA C-acyltransferase, encoding TAGNASGINDGAAALVVASENGLKKLSARPLARVVSYATTGVDPAIMGMGPVDAIRKALERANLKAADLDLIELNEAFAAQSLAVVRELGLDASRINVNGGAIALGHPIGASGARILTTLVYAMQDRGARYGAASLCVGGGMGTAMIVEGV
- a CDS encoding M67 family metallopeptidase yields the protein MSAEVRIAGAAWDAIVRHAAESWPEECCGLLIGDGAAIVEARPARNVATDPQRRFRIDPADHFSALRSARRSGWRVCGAYHSHPESAPTPSETDLAEAFDDEEFVHVIVRPGARPALADAEVAAYRFSGKNVVPARLVRVP
- a CDS encoding leucyl aminopeptidase encodes the protein MPVDVSSTVECSIAPAGDVPTDVLVLPVFEADEVSELAGVETEDGEIARVLNAREFTGRLYDVYYVPLAGARARRAALVGAGRRASWTVDRLRRVAAAAALSLRRRRIERAAIVVRGVDPYEGAQAAVEGITTAEFNGALYKTSEPEGAPAREIRIVATGADATRLARAVEHGRVVGESCNISRALCNEPGNVLTPTVFAERAARIAMEAGLRVEVLDEARIAELKMGLLLGVARGSAEPPRIIVLRHEPAGAPEGPVLGLVGKGVTFDTGGISIKPADGMERMKDDMAGGAAVLTAMRAISILRGPIRVVGVIPSAENMPGGRAVKPGDVLTSASGKTVEVNNTDAEGRLLLGDGLWLAQQLGATHLVDVATLTGACTVALGKLASGVFGTPDAWLQHVRATAERAGDRCWPLPLHEEYFDQLRSEIADMVNSGGRPAGAITAAMFLREFTGGLPWAHLDIAGTAWADEAKPYQPKGATGAGVRALTALAFSAFPV
- a CDS encoding N-acetylmuramoyl-L-alanine amidase encodes the protein MAPGLPTTNATGSYSLARQLGLGVARVVVDPGHGGHDPGAIAHRVTEAQLVLDVALRLEKLLLKQRGGDVVLTRRADVFVPLEERTALANRSGADLFLSIHANASENTSARGVETYYLNFASNPEAEAVAARENSASGRTLHALPEILRAIALNDKLDESRDFAELVQQSMARRLKAHNSHLKSLGVKRAPFVVLIGAGMPSVLAEISFVTNKQEAALLRTGAYRQRIAEALFDAVTRYQRSLKKVTAIADSASR
- a CDS encoding DNA translocase FtsK; translated protein: MSEIIGVVLFACALVWLVALASYTPSDPVWFFNTGSDVQPANLAGRVGAFLAELAFQMLGYSAYLIPAVIGAVGWQYFWCRAFDAPYTKAIGAALLVSCSSSFLALAFGNLEVGGRPFRAGGYLGEWLASWLAEYLNRTGSIILILTLLLLAIILSTQFSFGRAFSAIAALVGERWAMVAASWAERREEKRREKQRQEIIRRQAQKAGARAQAASARLTPATAAPAPARAGDDLDETFEEEEDEEDARPAGPAPRPAPQSRLTPAINKKGPVPVPAALPLPEPERAAPAERRKNGYTLPPLSLLDAPKGERKIDERELMDGARLLEEKCREFAVEGAVVQIHPGPVVTTYEFKPDAGVKYNKITGLADDLCLAMQAESVLIDRIPGKSTVGIQIPNPNRDQISLRELLESDVYRRSSSKLTIALGKTIHGEPFASDLATMPHLLIAGSTGAGKSVCVNSMLTSILYRATPDDVRLIMVDPKRLELGMYEDIPHLLTPVVVDPKQAANALRWAVREMEERYKTLASQGVRNIEQFNRNIRGAQAESREPLTDKEGRPLKPLPFIIVVIDELADLMMVAGNEVEESICRLAQMARAVGIHLILATQRPSVDVITGLIKANLPARISFRVSSKIDSRTILDANGAEQLLGKGDMLYLPPASSRFIRLHGPYISEQESARLASFLRKQGRPEYDQTITADERGTGEALEFEKDDLYDEAARIVVSSQQPSISYLQRRLRIGFSRAARLVDMMEAEGLVSPPSNGKREVLVKKDYFEEVDAQLR
- a CDS encoding ribonuclease J, yielding MTDAQPARAGDPALDVIPLGGLGEFGMNMMAIAYGDTCIVVDSGVLFPEPELLGVDLIIPDLSFLQQFHGRVAALVLTHGHEDHIGAVPHVAPLVDGPIYGTPFTLALVQNKLDEHGIEHAGRLQTIKPRQTVEVGPFRIEFLRVTHSMPDCVALAIHTPIGTIVHTGDFKIDQTPLDGEHVDFHRFAELGGAGVLALFADSTNIDRRGFTGSELDVIDAFEEILTGARGKVVVATFASSIYRMQILVDLAAKFRRKVAFVGRGVMENTAIAARLGLLTVPAGVQIRDAEVRNYAPEDVLCICTGSQDHVARRGAELVYDALKHIHVSGHGSEEALKLMLSLVRPKYFVPIHGEYRQLARHARVATDVSARIRVLLAQNGDVIRFTAADARIADKVAAGRVLIDGTGMGEVGDEVLRDRRHIAADGLLVPVLAIGQSGALENEPELITRGFVVDPKTEDLLREVPALLREAVETATVDERTDPGLIKEKVRVELQRFIRKRVGRRPLVLPVIMEI
- the rsmA gene encoding ribosomal RNA small subunit methyltransferase A, translating into MRPRRRFGQHFLAPEWAQKVVDAIAPAADQTFLEIGPGRGALTAPLASRARRVIAIEIDRDLAAGLQRAAPPNVTIVTGDFLEMDLDALVREWAPSEGLRIAGNLPYNVSSPILFRLLAVHRATRLLGDATVMLQREVVERLAARPGTSEYGVLTVLARLHADVETLLSLPPGAFRPAPNVWSAVARLSFTAPKVTVDAALFERFVKGLFSQRRKKVSNALKPLCKDPASAAPFLSAAGIDPGRRPETLDLPELAALAELLGSGAGRAVL
- a CDS encoding metallopeptidase family protein, producing the protein MHRREFEKLVEAALATIPQNFRDAIANMAIVVEDEPSRELLDEMDMAGDETLLGLYQGTPLPESASSHGNTLPDVVTLFQGPIEDEADGDPEQIVFEIGETLIHELGHYFGLSEDEIEEIEERYWRGEG
- the nth gene encoding endonuclease III produces the protein MAKRPRPLTRSPRARAVPPKPAEVTKRVVSRLDGQHPNADTELRYGNAFELLVATILSAQSTDARVNLVTPALFTRYPDAAALAQASPEELEPQIVSTGFFRMKARALVGMARALAERHGGRVPPRMEDLVELPGVGRKTANVVLGHALGVPGLPVDRHVLRVANRVGIARSDDPGIVERQLCAAVPRRLWTKTSDLLILHGRRICRPRPLCDRCSVRNDCDFYRKLFHASPRVRKAR
- a CDS encoding DUF3467 domain-containing protein, yielding MTEERKQINFTIAPEEGDDSPRIYANFCAIAHTPFDFTLTFCEVLPLSEKDIRQAETDNVVRAPVRARIVLPLQLMPTLVNALQEHMRVYSESANSGWPKGPVH